One genomic window of Sarcophilus harrisii chromosome X, mSarHar1.11, whole genome shotgun sequence includes the following:
- the HTR2C gene encoding 5-hydroxytryptamine receptor 2C, giving the protein MSLLIPRLRALSSVLQNGIMALQLSRNLTDTGLDEYMNGTDNATTPEPTSAPGPIRKNWPALLILIVIIITVAGNILVILAVALEKKLQTATNFFLMSLAVADMLVGLLVMPVSVLTILYEYTWPLPKQLCPMWISLDVLFSTASIMHLCAISLDRYIAIRNPIEHSRFNSRTKALLKIAIVWTISMAVSLPIPIIGLRDESKVFVNGSCTLNEPNFVLIGSFVAFFIPLFIMVITYCLTIQVLQGQSSVFAPERRRKRSKFGCLRRERSAHNISMIHNPNTGGPVRLLSPGHREGYRKGTMQAIANERRASKVLGIVFFLFLLMWCPFFITNIMAVMCTQSCRKSTMDELLSVFVWVGYVCSGINPLVYTLFNKTYRRAFLKYLSFGWLGTTKSPPRQLPVSAANLYPREYTGREYTGRDFTPRAYVPREYSPSHHEDDVPQIVPIEDRPVPEVVEVVIEMEPCSPQPAEAIGEDTCTVVNEKVSSV; this is encoded by the exons ATGAGTTTGCTCATACCCAGACTCAGGGCACTCTCCAG TGTCCTACAAAACGGCATCATGGCTCTACAACTGAGCCGCAACCTGACCGACACCGGGCTGGACGAGTACATGAACGGCACCGACAACGCGACCACACCCGAACCGACCTCGGCTCCTGGACCCATCCGTAAGAACTGGCCCGCTCTCCTGATcctcatcgtcatcatcatcaccGTCGCCGGCAACATCCTAGTGATCCTGGCCGTGGCCCTTGAGAAGAAACTGCAGACCGCCACCAACTTCTTCCTGATGTCTCTGGCCGTGGCGGACATGTTAGTGGGGTTATTAGTGATGCCCGTGTCCGTTCTCACCATCCTCTACG AATACACCTGGCCTCTTCCAAAGCAGCTCTGCCCGATGTGGATCTCCCTTGATGTGCTCTTCTCGACCGCGTCCATCATGCACCTCTGTGCCATCTCTCTGGATCGCTACATCGCTATCCGGAACCCGATTGAGCACAGCCGCTTCAATTCTCGCACCAAGGCCCTTCTGAAGATCGCCATCGTCTGGACCATCTCGATGG CCGTCTCCTTGCCCATCCCGATCATTGGCCTGAGGGATGAGAGCAAGGTCTTCGTGAACGGAAGCTGCACCCTGAACGAACCCAACTTCGTGCTCATCGGCTCCTTTGTGGCGTTCTTCATTCCGCTGTTCATCATGGTCATCACCTACTGCCTGACCATCCAGGTCTTGCAGGGCCAGAGCAGCGTGTTCGCCCCTGAGAGGCGGAGGAAGCGTTCCAAGTTCGGCTGCCTGCGGCGGGAGAGGAGCGCCCACAACATCTCTATGATCCACAATCCCAACACTGGGGGGCCGGTTCGCCTTCTCTCCCCCGGCCATCGGGAGGGTTACCGTAAGGGAACCATGCAGGCCATTGCTAATGAGCGTAGGGCCTCCAAGGTGCTTGGtattgtcttcttcctcttcctgctcATGTGGTGCCCGTTCTTTATCACTAATATCATGGCGGTGATGTGCACTCAGTCTTGTCGCAAGTCCACTATGGATGAGCTCCTGAGTGTGTTTGTGTGGGTCGGCTACGTGTGCTCAGGCATCAACCCCCTGGTGTACACCCTTTTCAACAAGACCTACCGCCGGGCCTTCCTCAAATACCTTAGCTTTGGGTGGTTGGGGACCACCAAGAGCCCTCCCAGGCAGCTCCCCGTCAGTGCTGCCAACCTGTACCCCAGGGAATACACTGGGCGGGAATACACTGGGAGGGACTTCACCCCCCGGGCCTATGTCCCCAGGGAATACAGCCCCAGCCACCATGAGGATGATGTGCCCCAGATTGTCCCCATTGAGGACAGACCCGTTCCCGAGGTAGTCGAGGTAGTGATCGAGATGGAGCCTTGCTCTCCCCAGCCGGCGGAAGCAATAGGCGAGGATACCTGTACCGTGGTCAATGAGAAGGTCAGTTCAGTTTAA